The window GATGCTTGAGCTCATCGGCAACGGTTCTGTCGGCGCCCTTATGGAGGCGGGCGCCGTCGTGAAGACGGCCTTCTGCGGCCCCTGTTTCGGCGCGGGCGATACGCCGTCAAACCACGGATTCAGCATCCGCCATACGACGAGGAACTTCCCTAACCGCGAGGGTTCAAAGCCTGGAGAGGGACAGATTTCCTCCGTCGCGCTGATGGACGCGCGCTCTATCGCCGCCACCGCGGCCAACGGCGGCGTGCTGACCTCGGCTGAGCGTTATGGGGAACTGCTTCACGACGAACCCTATAAGTTCCGCGGCGATCTCTATGAAAAGAAGGTCTATCACGGTTTTGGCAAAGCAGACGACAGCCAGGAGCTTATCTACGGGCCGAATATCAGGCCCTGGCCGAAGGTCTATCCTCTGGCGGATAACCTTCTGCTGAAGATGGCCTCCGTCATCACCGACCCCGTGACGACCACCGACGAGCTGATACCATCGGGAGAGACCTCTTCTCTGCGTTCCAACCCGCTTAAACTTGCGGAGTTCGCCCTCTCGCGCAAAGATCCGCTTTATGTGGGGCGCGCCAAAGCCGCCCAAGCTCTGGAAGACGACCGCCGCGCGGCCGTCGAGGGGGGCGTACCCGTCAGAGGCGAGGCGGAAAAACTGCTTGTCTCCGCCGGCATGGCCGATTCTGCGGCGCAGACCGCCATCGGCAGCGTCATCTTCGCCGTAAAGCCGGGCGACGGTTCGGCGCGCGAGCAGGCCGCCTCTTCGCAGAGGGTGCTGGGCGGACAGGCCAACTTCGCCGAGGAATACGCGACGAAGCGTTACCGCAGCAACCTTATAAATTGGGGAATGATCCCCTTTATCACCGACAGCGCCGACCGCGATAAGTTTAAGGCCGGCGAATGGCTCCTCATCCTCGATATCCGCGCCGCGATAGAGAGCGGAGCGGAGGAGGTCGGGGCGCGGCTTATCGGCCCCGGCGGCGAAGGCAAAAAGATAAGCCTCAAAATGCCGGGGCTTACGAAAGACGACAGGGCGATAATCCTTGCCGGCTGTCTTATGAATTTTTACGCGAACGAAAACAAATAGACGCATAAATAATTAATATAGAAGGAAAGCAGAGGGACTCAATCACATGGCAAAGATTCAAATGACCACTCCCCTCGTGGAGATGGACGGCGACGAAATGACAAGGATCATCTGGCGGCAGATAAAGGAGACTCTCATCCTGCCCCATGTGGAGCTGAAGACGGAATATTACGACCTCGGCCTCAAACACCGCGACGAGACGGACGACCAGGTGACGGTGGACTCCGCCGAGGCGACGAAAAAATACGGCGTCGCCGTCAAGTGCGCGACCATCACCCCCAACGCGCAGCGTGTGGAGGAGTACGGCCTTAAAAAGCAGTGGAAGAGCCCGAACGGGACGATCCGGGCGCTCCTTGACGGCACGGTATTCCGCGCGCCGATCATGGTGAAGGGCGTACGCCCCACCGTCAGCACCTGGAAGAGGCCCATCACCATCGCCCGCCATGCCTACGGCGATATATATAAGGATGTCGAGATGAACATCCCCTGCGCCGGAACGCTGAAGATGATCTTCGAGCCAGCGGACGGCGATGCCGGCAAGCGCCAGGAGGAGACGGTTTTTGAATATAAGGGCCCCGGCGTGGCGATGGGGATGCACAACCTTGAAAAATCAATCTCCAGCTTTGCGCGCGCCTGCTTTAAATACGCACTGGATACCGGGCAGGATCTCTGGTTCTCGACAAAAGACACCATCTCCAAGAAATACGACCAGACCTTCAAGCTGATCTTTGAGGATATCTATGAAAAAGAGTTCCGCGCCGAATTTGAAAAGGCGGGTATCACGTACTTCTATACGCTGATAGACGACGCCGTGGCGCGCGTCGTCCGCTCCGAGGGCGGCTTTATCTGGGCCTGCAAAAACTATGACGGAGACGTGATGTCCGACATGGTGGCCACCGCCTTCGGAAGCCTCGCGATGATGACCTCCGTGCTTGTATCGCCGGATGGCGTCTACGAATACGAGGCGGCCCACGGTACGGTGACGCGCCATTACTACCAGCATCTGGAGGGAAAGACGACCTCGACGAATCCCATGGCGACCATCTTCGCCTGGAGCGGCGCGCTCCGCAAGCGCGGTGAGCTGGACGGCAACGCCGCACTTCAGGAGTTCGCCGGACGTCTGGAGAGGGCCTCTATTGAAACGATTGAGAGCGGCGAAATGACGAAGGATATCTTCGCCATCTCCGAGGTGCCGAATAAGAAGATGCTGACGACTGAGGAATTTCTCCAGTCGATAGCCGGGAAGCTGTAAAATATAATTACAGAGGCGCGCTTATGTTAGAGGCGCCTCTTAACCGTAACGAAAGGTGGTTTGCAGTTATGAGGATTGTCCGTACCGCCAGTGC is drawn from Cloacibacillus porcorum and contains these coding sequences:
- a CDS encoding NADP-dependent isocitrate dehydrogenase yields the protein MAKIQMTTPLVEMDGDEMTRIIWRQIKETLILPHVELKTEYYDLGLKHRDETDDQVTVDSAEATKKYGVAVKCATITPNAQRVEEYGLKKQWKSPNGTIRALLDGTVFRAPIMVKGVRPTVSTWKRPITIARHAYGDIYKDVEMNIPCAGTLKMIFEPADGDAGKRQEETVFEYKGPGVAMGMHNLEKSISSFARACFKYALDTGQDLWFSTKDTISKKYDQTFKLIFEDIYEKEFRAEFEKAGITYFYTLIDDAVARVVRSEGGFIWACKNYDGDVMSDMVATAFGSLAMMTSVLVSPDGVYEYEAAHGTVTRHYYQHLEGKTTSTNPMATIFAWSGALRKRGELDGNAALQEFAGRLERASIETIESGEMTKDIFAISEVPNKKMLTTEEFLQSIAGKL